The following coding sequences are from one Apodemus sylvaticus chromosome X, mApoSyl1.1, whole genome shotgun sequence window:
- the Ccdc22 gene encoding coiled-coil domain-containing protein 22 isoform X2: MEEADRILIHSLRQAGTAVPPEVQTLRAFTTELVVEAVVRCLRVINPDVGSGLSHLLPPAMSARFRLAMSLAQACMDLGYPLELGYQNFLYPSEPDLRDLLLFLAERLPTDASEDADQPAGDSAIFLRAIGSQIRDQLALPWVPPLLRTPKVQRLQGSALQQPFHSSRLVLPELNSRGEPREFQASPLLPPAPSQVPQHLGRAASLLEHHAVQLCQHVNRDCPGDEDRVRWASRVPSQEDPRAPQQRLHKQLVEHLRQSWGPLGAPTQGRDLGEMLQAWGSRAVTGVPKGSRFTHSEKFTFHMEPQVQATQVADVPATSQRPEQDTRAAQEQELESLREQLVSVNHNIEEVEADMKTLGINLVQVETECRQSELSVAEQEQALRLKSRTVELLPDGAANLAKLQLVVESSAQRLIHLASQWEKHRVPLLAEYRHLRKLQDCRELESSRRLAEIQELHQSVRAAAEEARRKEEVYKQLVSELETLPKDVSRLAYTQRILEIVGNIRKQKEEITKILSDTKELQKEINSLSGKLDRTFAVTDELVFKDAKKDDAVRKAYKYLAGLHENCSQLIQTIEDTGTIMREVRDLEEQIETEMGKKTLSNLEKICEDYRALRQENAGLLGRVREA; encoded by the exons ATGGAGGAGGCTGACCGAATCCTCATCCATTCCTTGCGCCAGGCGGGCAC GGCAGTTCCTCCAGAAGTGCAGACTCTCCGAGCTTTCACCACTGAGTTGGTCGTAGAGGCTGTGGTCCGATGCCTTCGAGTGATCAATCCTGATGTGGGCTCTGGCCTCAGTCACCTGCTACCACCAGCCATGTCTGCCCGCTTCCGCCTGGCCATGAGTCTGGCTCAGGCGTGCATG GACCTGGGCTATCCCTTGGAGCTTGGCTATCAGAACTTCCTCTATCCCAGTGAGCCTGACCTCCGAGACCTGCTCCTTTTCTTGGCTGAGCGGCTCCCCACCGACGCCTCTGAGGACGCAGACCAGCCTGCAG GTGACTCGGCTATTTTCCTTCGGGCCATTGGGAGCCAAATCCGGGACCAGCTGGCCCTGCCCTGGGTCCCACCTCTCCTTCGAACTCCCAAGGTGCAGCGCCTCCAG GGCTCAGCCCTCCAGCAGCCGTTCCACTCCAGCAGGTTGGTTCTGCCTGAATTGAATTCCAGAGGAG AGCCacgggagttccaggccagtcccCTGCTGCCACCAGCCCCCTCACAGGTGCCCCAGCATCTGGGGAGAGCAGCCTCACTCCTTGAACACCACGCTGTCCAGCTCTGCCAGCATGTGAACAGGGATTGCCCAGGAGATGAAGACCGCGTGCGTTGGGCGTCCCGTGTCCCATCCCAG GAGGACCCCCGGGCTCCGCAGCAGAGACTGCACAAGCAGCTGGTTGAACATCTGCGTCAAAGCTGGGGCCCACTGGGAGCCCCGACACAAGGCCGAGACCTAGGAGAGATGCTACAGGCCTGGGGTTCTAGGGCTGTGACTGGTGTGCCCAAAGGCTCCCGCTTCACCCATTCAGAGAAGTTTACCTTCCATATG GAACCTCAGGTCCAGGCAACTCAGGTGGCAGATGTACCAGCTACCTCTCAAAGGCCTGAACAG GACACACGGGCAGCTCAGGAGCAGGAGTTAGAATCCCTTCGGGAGCAGCTAGTGAGCGTGAACCACAACATTGAAGAGGTTGAAGCTGACATGAAGACCCTGGGAATCAACCTTGTGCAG GTGGAAACCGAGTGTCGACAAAGTGAGCTCAGTGTGGCCGAGCAGGAGCAGGCCCTGCGCCTGAAGAGCAGGACGGTGGAATTACTACCTGATGGAGCTGCCAACCTCGCCAAGCTGCAG CTGGTGGTGGAGAGTAGCGCTCAGAGACTCATCCATCTAGCAAGTCAATGGGAGAAACACCGGGTCCCACTGCTCGCTGAGTACCGCCACCTCAGAAAACTCCAGGATTGTAGGGAG CTGGAATCATCCCGACGGCTGGCAGAAATCCAGGAGCTGCACCAGAGTGTTCGTGCAGCTGCAGAAGAGGCTCGCCGGAAGGAGGAGGTCTACAAGCAGCTG GTGTCAGAGCTGGAGACTCTGCCAAAAGATGTGTCCCGGCTGGCCTACACCCAGCGCATCCTGGAGATTGTTGGCAACATCCGGAAGCAGAAGGAAGAGATCACTAAA ATCTTGTCAGACACAAAGGAACTTCAGAAGGAAATCAACTCTCTCTCTGGGAAGCTGGACCGGACTTTTGCGGTCACTGATGAGCTTGTGTTCAAG GATGCTAAGAAGGATGACGCTGTTCGGAAGGCCTACAAATACCTAGCTGGCCTACATGAG AATTGCAGCCAGCTCATCCAGACCATTGAGGACACAGGCACTATCATGAGGGAAGTTCGAGATCTTGAGGAGCAG ATCGAGACAGAGATGGGCAAGAAGACTTTGAGCAACCTGGAGAAGATCTGTGAGGACTACCGAGCCCTTCGGCAGGAGAATGCTGGTCTCTTGGGCCGGGTCCGAGAGGCCTAG
- the Ccdc22 gene encoding coiled-coil domain-containing protein 22 isoform X1, which yields MSWCPEIWRLCHLDHFHLCRLQRAVPPEVQTLRAFTTELVVEAVVRCLRVINPDVGSGLSHLLPPAMSARFRLAMSLAQACMDLGYPLELGYQNFLYPSEPDLRDLLLFLAERLPTDASEDADQPAGDSAIFLRAIGSQIRDQLALPWVPPLLRTPKVQRLQGSALQQPFHSSRLVLPELNSRGEPREFQASPLLPPAPSQVPQHLGRAASLLEHHAVQLCQHVNRDCPGDEDRVRWASRVPSQEDPRAPQQRLHKQLVEHLRQSWGPLGAPTQGRDLGEMLQAWGSRAVTGVPKGSRFTHSEKFTFHMEPQVQATQVADVPATSQRPEQDTRAAQEQELESLREQLVSVNHNIEEVEADMKTLGINLVQVETECRQSELSVAEQEQALRLKSRTVELLPDGAANLAKLQLVVESSAQRLIHLASQWEKHRVPLLAEYRHLRKLQDCRELESSRRLAEIQELHQSVRAAAEEARRKEEVYKQLVSELETLPKDVSRLAYTQRILEIVGNIRKQKEEITKILSDTKELQKEINSLSGKLDRTFAVTDELVFKDAKKDDAVRKAYKYLAGLHENCSQLIQTIEDTGTIMREVRDLEEQIETEMGKKTLSNLEKICEDYRALRQENAGLLGRVREA from the exons ATGTCTTGGTGCCCAGAAATATGGAGACTGTGCCACTTGGATCATTTTCACCTTTGCAGACTCCAGAG GGCAGTTCCTCCAGAAGTGCAGACTCTCCGAGCTTTCACCACTGAGTTGGTCGTAGAGGCTGTGGTCCGATGCCTTCGAGTGATCAATCCTGATGTGGGCTCTGGCCTCAGTCACCTGCTACCACCAGCCATGTCTGCCCGCTTCCGCCTGGCCATGAGTCTGGCTCAGGCGTGCATG GACCTGGGCTATCCCTTGGAGCTTGGCTATCAGAACTTCCTCTATCCCAGTGAGCCTGACCTCCGAGACCTGCTCCTTTTCTTGGCTGAGCGGCTCCCCACCGACGCCTCTGAGGACGCAGACCAGCCTGCAG GTGACTCGGCTATTTTCCTTCGGGCCATTGGGAGCCAAATCCGGGACCAGCTGGCCCTGCCCTGGGTCCCACCTCTCCTTCGAACTCCCAAGGTGCAGCGCCTCCAG GGCTCAGCCCTCCAGCAGCCGTTCCACTCCAGCAGGTTGGTTCTGCCTGAATTGAATTCCAGAGGAG AGCCacgggagttccaggccagtcccCTGCTGCCACCAGCCCCCTCACAGGTGCCCCAGCATCTGGGGAGAGCAGCCTCACTCCTTGAACACCACGCTGTCCAGCTCTGCCAGCATGTGAACAGGGATTGCCCAGGAGATGAAGACCGCGTGCGTTGGGCGTCCCGTGTCCCATCCCAG GAGGACCCCCGGGCTCCGCAGCAGAGACTGCACAAGCAGCTGGTTGAACATCTGCGTCAAAGCTGGGGCCCACTGGGAGCCCCGACACAAGGCCGAGACCTAGGAGAGATGCTACAGGCCTGGGGTTCTAGGGCTGTGACTGGTGTGCCCAAAGGCTCCCGCTTCACCCATTCAGAGAAGTTTACCTTCCATATG GAACCTCAGGTCCAGGCAACTCAGGTGGCAGATGTACCAGCTACCTCTCAAAGGCCTGAACAG GACACACGGGCAGCTCAGGAGCAGGAGTTAGAATCCCTTCGGGAGCAGCTAGTGAGCGTGAACCACAACATTGAAGAGGTTGAAGCTGACATGAAGACCCTGGGAATCAACCTTGTGCAG GTGGAAACCGAGTGTCGACAAAGTGAGCTCAGTGTGGCCGAGCAGGAGCAGGCCCTGCGCCTGAAGAGCAGGACGGTGGAATTACTACCTGATGGAGCTGCCAACCTCGCCAAGCTGCAG CTGGTGGTGGAGAGTAGCGCTCAGAGACTCATCCATCTAGCAAGTCAATGGGAGAAACACCGGGTCCCACTGCTCGCTGAGTACCGCCACCTCAGAAAACTCCAGGATTGTAGGGAG CTGGAATCATCCCGACGGCTGGCAGAAATCCAGGAGCTGCACCAGAGTGTTCGTGCAGCTGCAGAAGAGGCTCGCCGGAAGGAGGAGGTCTACAAGCAGCTG GTGTCAGAGCTGGAGACTCTGCCAAAAGATGTGTCCCGGCTGGCCTACACCCAGCGCATCCTGGAGATTGTTGGCAACATCCGGAAGCAGAAGGAAGAGATCACTAAA ATCTTGTCAGACACAAAGGAACTTCAGAAGGAAATCAACTCTCTCTCTGGGAAGCTGGACCGGACTTTTGCGGTCACTGATGAGCTTGTGTTCAAG GATGCTAAGAAGGATGACGCTGTTCGGAAGGCCTACAAATACCTAGCTGGCCTACATGAG AATTGCAGCCAGCTCATCCAGACCATTGAGGACACAGGCACTATCATGAGGGAAGTTCGAGATCTTGAGGAGCAG ATCGAGACAGAGATGGGCAAGAAGACTTTGAGCAACCTGGAGAAGATCTGTGAGGACTACCGAGCCCTTCGGCAGGAGAATGCTGGTCTCTTGGGCCGGGTCCGAGAGGCCTAG